A DNA window from Nerophis lumbriciformis linkage group LG03, RoL_Nlum_v2.1, whole genome shotgun sequence contains the following coding sequences:
- the hrh1 gene encoding histamine H1 receptor, giving the protein MESAVSLSTVHLHLNTNIYDNDSSVCTGRGVHPHYPNAVHGRLHSALLGVSLGFLSLLTIIMNMLVLYAVKKEKSLHTVGNLYVVSLSVADLIVGTTVMPLNLVYLLEDEWKLGRAVCQFWLIMDYVASTASIFSLFILCLDRYRSVRQPLKYLKYRTRGKASMMISGAWLLSMTWIVPILGWRSFTRVELKPEEENKCDTDFRFVTWFKVITAVFNFYVPSVLMLWFYTHIYLAVRQHLKDRERIIHPADSFVENVNGQNARTLNASKSPEMECAAPIKLLKRQLDQKLLDQTYSLEEFEKAKSALSRSHRKIGAQCPEPTKPLAVSTKPGKGSLSPEEKNQEAIPLSPPSLQAENVISEANRESSLNECHVTVPNSVVAVCDVSQVQRYTSVAYNAYDPSQTVLWSASADNLGEPNEVTLRQTWQRFVEHSRERLQSLRIHKEHKAARQLGFIIAAFLLCWIPYFIAFMVMAFCRECVHHDLHMFTIWLGYFNSTLNPFIYPLCNRNFKRVFKNILHINL; this is encoded by the coding sequence ATGGAATCTGCCGTGTCCCTCTCCACGGTCCATCTACACCTCAACACAAACATTTATGACAACGACAGCAGCGTCTGCACGGGCCGAGGCGTCCACCCGCATTACCCGAACGCGGTCCACGGCAGACTCCATAGCGCCCTGCTGGGTGTCTCTCTGGGCTTCCTCTCCCTGCTCACCATCATAATGAACATGCTGGTTCTTTACGCTGTGAAGAAAGAGAAGAGCTTACACACGGTGGGGAACCTCTACGTTGTTAGTTTATCAGTGGCCGATTTGATCGTCGGCACCACGGTGATGCCGCTCAATCTGGTGTACCTGCTGGAGGACGAGTGGAAGCTGGGCAGGGCCGTTTGTCAGTTTTGGCTGATTATGGATTATGTCGCGAGCACCGCGTCAATTTTCAGTTTGTTTATTCTCTGTTTGGATCGGTACCGCTCTGTCAGACAGCCGCTTAAATACCTAAAGTATCGAACACGGGGGAAAGCGAGCATGATGATATCTGGAGCCTGGTTGCTGTCGATGACGTGGATTGTTCCTATTTTAGGATGGAGGTCTTTCACACGTGTCGAACTTAAACCCGAGGAGGAGAACAAGTGCGACACGGATTTCCGCTTCGTCACGTGGTTCAAAGTTATTACAGCGGTCTTCAATTTTTACGTACCTTCAGTTTTGATGCTTTGGTTTTACACTCACATCTACTTGGCAGTGAGGCAACACCTCAAAGACCGAGAGAGGATCATCCATCCGGCGGATTCATTCGTGGAAAATGTGAATGGGCAGAACGCTCGGACATTAAATGCCTCCAAGTCGCCCGAAATGGAATGTGCGGCTCCGATAAAACTGTTAAAAAGGCAGCTTGACCAGAAGCTTCTAGATCAGACGTACTCCCTGGAGGAGTTTGAGAAGGCCAAAAGTGCCCTTTCCAGATCACACAGAAAAATCGGTGCTCAATGTCCGGAGCCGACAAAACCTCTCGCAGTGTCGACCAAACCAGGAAAGGGCTCCTTATCCCCTGAGGAGAAGAACCAAGAAGCCATTCCTCTCAGTCCACCTTCCTTACAAGCAGAAAATGTCATTTCAGAAGCGAACCGTGAATCGTCCTTGAATGAATGCCACGTCACAGTACCAAACTCGGTTGTTGCCGTCTGTGACGTCAGTCAGGTGCAGAGGTATACATCCGTGGCCTACAACGCCTACGACCCCAGTCAAACTGTACTGTGGTCCGCCTCTGCCGACAACCTGGGCGAGCCAAACGAGGTGACTCTGAGACAAACCTGGCAACGGTTCGTCGAACACTCCAGAGAAAGGCTTCAAAGTCTGAGGATCCATAAGGAGCATAAGGCAGCCAGGCAGTTGGGCTTCATCATCGCAGCGTTCCTGCTGTGTTGGATTCCGTACTTCATAGCCTTCATGGTGATGGCGTTCTGCAGGGAGTGCGTGCACCACGACCTGCACATGTTCACCATATGGCTCGGCTACTTCAACTCCACCCTCAACCCTTTCATATACCCGCTCTGCAATAGGAATTTTAAACGAGTCTTCAAGAATATTCTGCACATCAACTTGTGA